A single Venturia canescens isolate UGA chromosome 1, ASM1945775v1, whole genome shotgun sequence DNA region contains:
- the LOC122417856 gene encoding poly(U)-binding-splicing factor half pint-like isoform X5: protein MEQSIKMVLMKQTLAHQQQQMASQRNQVQRQQALALMCRVYVGSISFELKEDTIRQAFLPFGPIKSINMSWDPVTQKHKGFAFVEYEIPEAAQLALEQMNGVMIGGRNIKVAGRTYITNFPSPRNPTVSPEVVGRPSNMPQAQSVIDEITEESKHYNRIYIASIHQDLTEEDIKSVFEAFGPITYCKLAQGSSPHRHKGYGFIEYETMQSALEAIASMNLFDLGGQYLRVGRAITPPNALMGPPSGTSMMPTAAAVAAAAATAKIQAMDAVASNAVALGLTKLGATTPPLLNPAIVRPTTPSAILVPPVIPTIAPVIPPPGIAIPQTLTQPPAIIPQIPGQPIVITPPVVVAPTAVATPVISTPNALGPETIKGGQDQVVNHKQQEDDLQKKILEETEPQTLQQQENLSIKGQSARHLVMQKLMRKIESRVVILRNMVSPEDVDESLQEEIQDECSKFGVVERVIIYNERQSEDDENAEIIVKIFVEFAQMTEAERAKDSLHGRYFGGRLVKGELYDQALFDNNDFSG, encoded by the exons CAAATGGCTAGTCAGAGGAATCAAGTGCAAAGACAACAGGCCCTCGCTCTGATGTGCAG GGTATACGTAGGAAGCATAAGCTTCGAGCTCAAGGAGGACACAATAAGGCAAGCGTTTTTGCCATTTGGACCGATAAAATCGATCAACATGTCGTGGGATCCGGTGACACAAAAACATAAAGGATTCGCGTTCGTCGAATACGAAATACCTGAAGCGGCGCAATTAGCGCTCGAACAGATGAATGGTGTCATGATTGGTGGACGAAACATCAAGGTAGCGGGACGTACCTATATAACGAATTTCCCGTCCCCGCGCAATCCTACTGTCTCGCCGGAG GTAGTTGGGAGACCGTCAAATATGCCACAAGCACAGTCGGTCATTGACGAAATAACGGAAGAGagcaaacattacaatcgtaTTTACATTGCCTCGATACATCAGGACTTAACCGAGGAAGATATTAAATCCGTGTTCGAAGCGTTTGGACCAATAACCTACTGCAAATTGGCGCAAGGTAGCTCACCGCACAGACACAAAGGTTACGGTTTTATCGAGTACGAAACAATGCAATCGGCTCTCGAAGCTATTGCCTCGATGAACCTCTTCGACCTGGGAGGACAATATCTCAGAGTTGGAAGAGCGATCACACCACCAAACGCTCTTATGGGCCCACCGAGTGGCACGAGCATGATGCCAACAGCAGCGGCTGTAGCAGCCGCAGCTGCGACGGCAAAAATTCAAGCGATGGACGCTGTTGCCAGCAATGCCGTTGCTCTAGGACTCACAAAACTAGGAGCCACGACTCCGCCTCTCCTTAATCCAG CAATTGTACGACCCACAACACCGTCGGCGATACTTGTACCTCCAGTTATCCCAACTATAGCCCCGGTGATTCCTCCTCCTGGAATAGCCATACCTCAAACATTAACGCAACCACCAGCAATAATTCCACAAATACCTGGACAGCCGATAGTAATTACTCCGCCGGTAGTTGTTGCACCAACAGCTGTAGCCACACCAGTG aTTTCAACTCCAAATGCCCTCGGACCAGAAACAATAAAGGGTGGCCAGGATCAAGTCGTAAATCATAAACAGCAGGAAGATGATTTGCAAAAGAAAATACTCGAAGAGACCGAGCCCCAAACTTTGCAGCAACAAGAAAATTTGTCCATAAAGGGACAGAGCGCGCGACACTTGGTGATGCAGAAATTAATGCGTAAAATCGAATCGAGGGTGGTTATATTACGTAACATGGTTTCACCGGAAGACGTCGACGAGAGTTTACAGGAGGAAATACAAGACGAGTGTTCTAAATTTGGTGTAGTCGAACgggttattatttataatgagCGTCAATCCGAAGATGATGAGAACGCGGAAATAATCGTTAAAATATTTGTTGAGTTTGCACAAATGACCG AGGCGGAAAGAGCAAAGGACTCCCTgcacggtcgatatttcggtgGTCGTCTCGTCAAAGGCGAACTTTATGATCAGGCCTTATTCGACAACAACGATTTTTCAGGATGA
- the LOC122417856 gene encoding poly(U)-binding-splicing factor half pint-like isoform X6 produces the protein MASQRNQVQRQQALALMCRVYVGSISFELKEDTIRQAFLPFGPIKSINMSWDPVTQKHKGFAFVEYEIPEAAQLALEQMNGVMIGGRNIKVAGRTYITNFPSPRNPTVSPEVVGRPSNMPQAQSVIDEITEESKHYNRIYIASIHQDLTEEDIKSVFEAFGPITYCKLAQGSSPHRHKGYGFIEYETMQSALEAIASMNLFDLGGQYLRVGRAITPPNALMGPPSGTSMMPTAAAVAAAAATAKIQAMDAVASNAVALGLTKLGATTPPLLNPAIVRPTTPSAILVPPVIPTIAPVIPPPGIAIPQTLTQPPAIIPQIPGQPIVITPPVVVAPTAVATPVISTPNALGPETIKGGQDQVVNHKQQEDDLQKKILEETEPQTLQQQENLSIKGQSARHLVMQKLMRKIESRVVILRNMVSPEDVDESLQEEIQDECSKFGVVERVIIYNERQSEDDENAEIIVKIFVEFAQMTEAERAKDSLHGRYFGGRLVKGELYDQALFDNNDFSG, from the exons ATGGCTAGTCAGAGGAATCAAGTGCAAAGACAACAGGCCCTCGCTCTGATGTGCAG GGTATACGTAGGAAGCATAAGCTTCGAGCTCAAGGAGGACACAATAAGGCAAGCGTTTTTGCCATTTGGACCGATAAAATCGATCAACATGTCGTGGGATCCGGTGACACAAAAACATAAAGGATTCGCGTTCGTCGAATACGAAATACCTGAAGCGGCGCAATTAGCGCTCGAACAGATGAATGGTGTCATGATTGGTGGACGAAACATCAAGGTAGCGGGACGTACCTATATAACGAATTTCCCGTCCCCGCGCAATCCTACTGTCTCGCCGGAG GTAGTTGGGAGACCGTCAAATATGCCACAAGCACAGTCGGTCATTGACGAAATAACGGAAGAGagcaaacattacaatcgtaTTTACATTGCCTCGATACATCAGGACTTAACCGAGGAAGATATTAAATCCGTGTTCGAAGCGTTTGGACCAATAACCTACTGCAAATTGGCGCAAGGTAGCTCACCGCACAGACACAAAGGTTACGGTTTTATCGAGTACGAAACAATGCAATCGGCTCTCGAAGCTATTGCCTCGATGAACCTCTTCGACCTGGGAGGACAATATCTCAGAGTTGGAAGAGCGATCACACCACCAAACGCTCTTATGGGCCCACCGAGTGGCACGAGCATGATGCCAACAGCAGCGGCTGTAGCAGCCGCAGCTGCGACGGCAAAAATTCAAGCGATGGACGCTGTTGCCAGCAATGCCGTTGCTCTAGGACTCACAAAACTAGGAGCCACGACTCCGCCTCTCCTTAATCCAG CAATTGTACGACCCACAACACCGTCGGCGATACTTGTACCTCCAGTTATCCCAACTATAGCCCCGGTGATTCCTCCTCCTGGAATAGCCATACCTCAAACATTAACGCAACCACCAGCAATAATTCCACAAATACCTGGACAGCCGATAGTAATTACTCCGCCGGTAGTTGTTGCACCAACAGCTGTAGCCACACCAGTG aTTTCAACTCCAAATGCCCTCGGACCAGAAACAATAAAGGGTGGCCAGGATCAAGTCGTAAATCATAAACAGCAGGAAGATGATTTGCAAAAGAAAATACTCGAAGAGACCGAGCCCCAAACTTTGCAGCAACAAGAAAATTTGTCCATAAAGGGACAGAGCGCGCGACACTTGGTGATGCAGAAATTAATGCGTAAAATCGAATCGAGGGTGGTTATATTACGTAACATGGTTTCACCGGAAGACGTCGACGAGAGTTTACAGGAGGAAATACAAGACGAGTGTTCTAAATTTGGTGTAGTCGAACgggttattatttataatgagCGTCAATCCGAAGATGATGAGAACGCGGAAATAATCGTTAAAATATTTGTTGAGTTTGCACAAATGACCG AGGCGGAAAGAGCAAAGGACTCCCTgcacggtcgatatttcggtgGTCGTCTCGTCAAAGGCGAACTTTATGATCAGGCCTTATTCGACAACAACGATTTTTCAGGATGA
- the LOC122417900 gene encoding poly(U)-binding-splicing factor half pint-like isoform X1, protein MNGTGAMATTISNGNESPQNTSWVSGNALDFLPGPIYDLNQTGQVVVGPGAKYHTLPGAVLPKISSEQQETVNRAKKYALEQSIKMVLMKQTLAHQQQQMASQRNQVQRQQALALMCRVYVGSISFELKEDTIRQAFLPFGPIKPINMSWDPVTQKHKGFAFVEYEIPEAAQLAVEQMNGVMIGGRNIKVVGRPSNMPQAQSVIDEITEESKHYNRIYVASIHPDLTEEDIKSVFEAFGPITYCKLAQGSSPHRHKGYGFIEYETMQSALEAIASMNLFDLGGQHLRVGRAITPPNALMGPPSATSMMPTAAAVAAAAATAKIQAMDAVASNAVALGLTKLGATTPPLLNPALSGIVRPATPSTILSPPSVASVAPAIPPPGIVIPQPLTRPPTVVQPIPGQAIVIPPPTIVVPTAVGTPVIPVTTSLASDIIKRAHEQAAQQKQQEELQKKLLEETETQTLQQQENISIKGHRARHLVMQKLMRKVESRVVILRNMVSPEDVDETLQEEIQDECSKFGIVERVIIYNERQSEDDEDAEVIIKIFVEFSQMTEAERARDSLNGRYFGGRLVKAELYDQALFDNSDFSG, encoded by the exons ATGAACGGAACAGGGGCAATG GCAACTACAATCTCGAATGGCAACGAATCACCCCAGAATACATCGTGGGTCTCAG GCAATGCATTGGACTTCTTGCCAGGACCGATTTACGATCTCAATCAAACGGGGCAGGTCGTTGTTG GACCCGGAGCGAAGTATCACACTCTGCCTGGCGCTGTCCTGCCAAAAATTTCATCAGAACAACAGGAAACTGTTAATAGGGCGAAAAAGTATGCGTTGGAGCAGAGCATCAAAATGGTCCTGATGAAGCAAACTTTGGCGCATCAACAACAG CAAATGGCCAGTCAGCGGAACCAAGTGCAGAGGCAACAAGCACTCGCTTTGATGTGCAG GGTATACGTAGGAAGCATAAGCTTCGAGCTCAAGGAGGACACGATACGGCAAGCGTTTTTGCCATTTGGACCTATAAAACCAATCAACATGTCGTGGGATCCAGTGACGCAGAAACATAAAGGTTTTGCTTTCGTCGAGTACGAGATTCCTGAGGCGGCACAATTAGCGGTTGAACAAATGAACGGTGTCATGATAGGTGGACGCAACATCAAG GTGGTTGGACGGCCATCGAATATGCCACAAGCACAATCTGTCATTGACGAAATAACGGAAGAGagcaaacattacaatcgtaTTTATGTCGCATCAATACATCCAGATTTGACGGAGGAAGATATTAAATCTGTATTCGAAGCGTTTGGGCCAATAACTTATTGCAAATTGGCGCAAGGTAGCTCACCGCACAGACACAAAGGCTATGGTTTTATCGAATACGAAACAATGCAATCCGCTCTCGAAGCCATTGCTTCGATGAATCTCTTCGACCTGGGAGGACAGCACCTTAGAGTCGGGAGAGCCATAACACCACCGAATGCACTTATGGGTCCACCCAGTGCTACGAGCATGATGCCAACAGCAGCAGCTGTAGCAGCCGCTGCGGCAACAGCAAAAATTCAAGCTATGGACGCCGTCGCGAGCAATGCCGTTGCTCTCGGACTCACCAAGCTTGGAGCAACGACTCCACCCCTTCTCAACCCAG CTTTATCAGGAATCGTCAGACCTGCGACACCATCAACGATTCTTTCACCACCGAGTGTTGCGTCCGTCGCTCCCGCGATTCCTCCTCCCGGAATTGTTATACCTCAACCTCTGACGAGACCGCCAACTGTTGTTCAACCAATACCCGGTCAGGCGATAGTGATTCCTCCACCAACAATAGTTGTCCCAACTGCCGTGGGCACACCAGTG ATTCCGGTAACCACGTCTCTTGCCAGCGACATAATAAAGCGAGCTCACGAGCAAGCTGCACAACAAAAACAACAGGAAGAgttacagaaaaaattattagaaGAAACCGAAACTCAGACGTTACAGCAGCAAGAAAATATATCAATTAAGGGACACAGAGCCCGTCACTTGGTGATGCAAAAATTGATGCGAAAAGTCGAGTCGAGGGTCGTGATATTACGTAATATGGTTTCACCGGAGGACGTTGACGAGACATTGCAGGAAGAAATCCAGGACGAATGCTCTAAATTCGGTATAGTTGAGCGAGTGATCATTTACAACGAACGGCAGTccgaggacgacgaggacgcAGAAGTTATCATCAAAATATTTGTAGAATTTTCACAAATGACCg agGCCGAAAGGGCAAGAGATTCACtcaacggtcgatatttcgggGGTCGTCTCGTCAAGGCTGAACTTTACGATCAGGCATTGTTCGACAACAGTGATTTCTCCGGTTGA
- the LOC122417900 gene encoding poly(U)-binding-splicing factor half pint-like isoform X2, whose translation MVLMKQTLAHQQQQMASQRNQVQRQQALALMCRVYVGSISFELKEDTIRQAFLPFGPIKPINMSWDPVTQKHKGFAFVEYEIPEAAQLAVEQMNGVMIGGRNIKVVGRPSNMPQAQSVIDEITEESKHYNRIYVASIHPDLTEEDIKSVFEAFGPITYCKLAQGSSPHRHKGYGFIEYETMQSALEAIASMNLFDLGGQHLRVGRAITPPNALMGPPSATSMMPTAAAVAAAAATAKIQAMDAVASNAVALGLTKLGATTPPLLNPALSGIVRPATPSTILSPPSVASVAPAIPPPGIVIPQPLTRPPTVVQPIPGQAIVIPPPTIVVPTAVGTPVIPVTTSLASDIIKRAHEQAAQQKQQEELQKKLLEETETQTLQQQENISIKGHRARHLVMQKLMRKVESRVVILRNMVSPEDVDETLQEEIQDECSKFGIVERVIIYNERQSEDDEDAEVIIKIFVEFSQMTEAERARDSLNGRYFGGRLVKAELYDQALFDNSDFSG comes from the exons ATGGTCCTGATGAAGCAAACTTTGGCGCATCAACAACAG CAAATGGCCAGTCAGCGGAACCAAGTGCAGAGGCAACAAGCACTCGCTTTGATGTGCAG GGTATACGTAGGAAGCATAAGCTTCGAGCTCAAGGAGGACACGATACGGCAAGCGTTTTTGCCATTTGGACCTATAAAACCAATCAACATGTCGTGGGATCCAGTGACGCAGAAACATAAAGGTTTTGCTTTCGTCGAGTACGAGATTCCTGAGGCGGCACAATTAGCGGTTGAACAAATGAACGGTGTCATGATAGGTGGACGCAACATCAAG GTGGTTGGACGGCCATCGAATATGCCACAAGCACAATCTGTCATTGACGAAATAACGGAAGAGagcaaacattacaatcgtaTTTATGTCGCATCAATACATCCAGATTTGACGGAGGAAGATATTAAATCTGTATTCGAAGCGTTTGGGCCAATAACTTATTGCAAATTGGCGCAAGGTAGCTCACCGCACAGACACAAAGGCTATGGTTTTATCGAATACGAAACAATGCAATCCGCTCTCGAAGCCATTGCTTCGATGAATCTCTTCGACCTGGGAGGACAGCACCTTAGAGTCGGGAGAGCCATAACACCACCGAATGCACTTATGGGTCCACCCAGTGCTACGAGCATGATGCCAACAGCAGCAGCTGTAGCAGCCGCTGCGGCAACAGCAAAAATTCAAGCTATGGACGCCGTCGCGAGCAATGCCGTTGCTCTCGGACTCACCAAGCTTGGAGCAACGACTCCACCCCTTCTCAACCCAG CTTTATCAGGAATCGTCAGACCTGCGACACCATCAACGATTCTTTCACCACCGAGTGTTGCGTCCGTCGCTCCCGCGATTCCTCCTCCCGGAATTGTTATACCTCAACCTCTGACGAGACCGCCAACTGTTGTTCAACCAATACCCGGTCAGGCGATAGTGATTCCTCCACCAACAATAGTTGTCCCAACTGCCGTGGGCACACCAGTG ATTCCGGTAACCACGTCTCTTGCCAGCGACATAATAAAGCGAGCTCACGAGCAAGCTGCACAACAAAAACAACAGGAAGAgttacagaaaaaattattagaaGAAACCGAAACTCAGACGTTACAGCAGCAAGAAAATATATCAATTAAGGGACACAGAGCCCGTCACTTGGTGATGCAAAAATTGATGCGAAAAGTCGAGTCGAGGGTCGTGATATTACGTAATATGGTTTCACCGGAGGACGTTGACGAGACATTGCAGGAAGAAATCCAGGACGAATGCTCTAAATTCGGTATAGTTGAGCGAGTGATCATTTACAACGAACGGCAGTccgaggacgacgaggacgcAGAAGTTATCATCAAAATATTTGTAGAATTTTCACAAATGACCg agGCCGAAAGGGCAAGAGATTCACtcaacggtcgatatttcgggGGTCGTCTCGTCAAGGCTGAACTTTACGATCAGGCATTGTTCGACAACAGTGATTTCTCCGGTTGA